One window of the Octopus sinensis linkage group LG9, ASM634580v1, whole genome shotgun sequence genome contains the following:
- the LOC115215504 gene encoding solute carrier family 22 member 1-like, with product MQRSKVQSPVFKSLIGRKKVIIVCLFLQGSSGIANALISNIYAIYVLRFLNAVGGSGSYIPSVVFAAEVSSANNRMKSNVATHMIFATGLVIIFPLTYFVRTWKTLMIIISIPSLVFAIVYICFLDESPRWLLNKKRTKDANIILSNIAKLNEKVLPQTEIVNISSSNNKRVETWKMFTIPQLRKRTLILTLNW from the exons ATGCAAAGGTCAAAGGTACAAAGTCCAGTATTCAAGTCCTTG ATTGGTCGCAAAAAAGTGAtaattgtgtgtttatttttgcaaGGGTCATCTGGAATAGCAAATGCTTTAATCTCCAACATTTATGCCATATATGTGTTACGTTTTCTCAATGCGGTTGGTGGTTCTGGATCCTACATTCCCTCAGTTGTCTTTG CTGCTGAAGTCTCTTCGGCGAACAATAGAATGAAATCTAACGTGGCCACCCACATGATATTTGCCACCGGACTAGTGATCATTTTTCCTCTGACTTACTTTGTGAGGACCTGGAAGACTTTGATGATCATAATATCAATCCCGTCACTGGTGTTCGCCATCGTCTATATCTG TTTCCTAGACGAGTCTCCCCGATGGCTCCTcaataaaaagagaacaaaagatgCCAACATAATTCTTAGCAACATCGCCAAACTGAATGAAAAAGTTTTGCCTCAAACAGAAATCGTCAACATTTCCTCATCGAACAATAAAAGAGTAGAAACCTGGAAAATGTTTACCATTCCTCAGCTTCGAAAACGGACCCTAATTTTGACGCTAAACTGGTAA